The following coding sequences lie in one Paenibacillus durus ATCC 35681 genomic window:
- the ilvD gene encoding dihydroxy-acid dehydratase, with protein sequence MSNRISTISPFTRAILKAHLCSCGVDYSKMDKPVIAVANSWNEIVPGHVHLRQLADRVKAGIEAAGGLALEFNTIAVCDGIAQGHEGMKYSLPSREIVADSVETMVKAHGIFDGMVVLSSCDKIVPGMLMAAARLNLPGLVVLGGVMPNHIKPKESKAARRAFLDGKLDEKGLVEVTNQYYPGPGACPFLGTANTMQGLSEALGMAMPNTSWMQALSDEQLDAAEAAGRQAVELVKKGITPSQIMTREAFENAISVLLAMGGSLNACLHLPAIAHELGIELPMTLFDDISRRVPFLAGVTPNNQEYTTNDLQRAGGMKALMKELGGLLHTGALTVTGDSVENNIADASVLDRDVIRTLEEPLDKEGGVAVLVGNLAVDGALIKQSAVAPELRSFTGPAKVFNSEEAFSEAYEAGLIQEGDAVVIRYEGPKGGPGMRELHRCTEILGKFKRAALVTDGRFSGATSGLSIGYASPEAAEGGTIALVQDGDMIEIDIASRKLQLHVSDEELAKRAERLEEFKIEASKLLRLYAQHASSASKGGVRVVSEGKSEAPAVKEGVTVCQK encoded by the coding sequence ATGAGCAACCGGATTTCTACCATCTCGCCGTTTACCAGAGCAATTCTGAAGGCCCATCTGTGTTCCTGCGGAGTAGACTACTCCAAAATGGATAAGCCTGTCATCGCCGTAGCCAACTCCTGGAACGAAATCGTGCCGGGACATGTGCATTTGCGCCAATTGGCTGACCGTGTAAAGGCAGGGATCGAGGCTGCTGGCGGTCTGGCGCTCGAATTCAACACCATCGCCGTTTGCGACGGAATCGCGCAAGGGCATGAAGGCATGAAATATTCGCTGCCGAGCCGCGAAATTGTAGCCGACAGCGTGGAAACGATGGTGAAGGCGCATGGTATTTTTGACGGCATGGTCGTCCTTAGCTCCTGCGACAAAATCGTTCCAGGCATGCTGATGGCAGCCGCTCGCTTGAACCTGCCGGGTCTGGTTGTACTTGGCGGAGTTATGCCGAACCACATCAAGCCGAAGGAATCCAAAGCGGCAAGACGGGCATTCCTCGACGGAAAGCTGGATGAAAAAGGTCTGGTTGAAGTGACCAACCAATACTACCCGGGTCCTGGAGCGTGCCCGTTCCTCGGAACGGCGAACACGATGCAGGGATTGTCCGAGGCGCTCGGCATGGCTATGCCGAATACGTCCTGGATGCAGGCATTGTCGGACGAGCAGTTGGACGCTGCTGAAGCTGCCGGACGTCAAGCCGTAGAGCTGGTGAAGAAAGGCATTACGCCGAGCCAAATCATGACCCGCGAAGCGTTCGAGAATGCCATTTCCGTGCTGCTCGCTATGGGCGGCTCGCTGAACGCGTGCCTGCATCTGCCGGCGATTGCGCATGAACTCGGCATCGAACTGCCGATGACCCTGTTCGACGACATCAGCCGCCGCGTACCGTTCCTGGCGGGTGTAACGCCGAATAACCAAGAATATACCACGAACGACCTGCAGCGTGCCGGCGGAATGAAGGCTTTAATGAAGGAACTCGGCGGATTGCTGCACACCGGAGCTCTGACCGTGACAGGCGATTCCGTGGAGAACAACATTGCGGATGCGTCTGTACTCGACCGCGATGTTATCCGCACGCTGGAAGAGCCGCTCGACAAGGAAGGCGGCGTAGCCGTACTGGTAGGCAACCTGGCTGTAGACGGCGCGCTGATCAAGCAGTCGGCGGTAGCTCCTGAGCTGAGAAGCTTCACGGGACCGGCTAAGGTGTTCAACTCCGAGGAAGCCTTCTCGGAAGCCTATGAAGCGGGTCTGATCCAGGAAGGCGACGCCGTCGTCATCCGTTATGAAGGACCGAAAGGCGGACCTGGTATGCGCGAGCTGCACCGCTGTACGGAAATCCTTGGCAAGTTCAAGCGCGCCGCGCTGGTAACGGACGGCCGTTTCTCGGGCGCGACGTCCGGCCTGTCGATCGGATATGCGAGCCCTGAAGCCGCTGAAGGCGGAACGATTGCGCTGGTACAGGACGGCGATATGATTGAGATCGATATCGCCAGCCGCAAGCTGCAGCTGCATGTATCGGATGAAGAACTGGCGAAACGTGCGGAGCGTCTGGAAGAGTTCAAGATTGAAGCCAGCAAGCTGCTGCGTCTGTATGCACAGCATGCTTCCTCGGCTTCAAAAGGCGGCGTTCGCGTCGTGTCCGAAGGCAAGAGCGAGGCTCCAGCTGTGAAAGAGGGGGTAACCGTATGCCAAAAGTAG
- a CDS encoding aldo/keto reductase, which produces MKYRKLGSTGLNVSVIGVGTWQFGGEWGKDFAQKEVDEMLDKAGELGINLIDTAECYGDHLSEKFIGSYLSRRKREDWIVATKFGHHFSGHLKREQLWSADDVLKQLDDSLRALQTEYIDLYQFHSGTDTEYDNDKLWNMLDAQKRAGKIRHLGVSISTANDGVHQTSSAPEIGAEAIQVVYNRLERQPEEKLFPLCKEHNLGVLARVPLASGYLSGKYKADAVFQTGDVRANHDAKKREEQLRIVAEIAASEVPAGLNMAQWALGWCLQHPAVTSVIPGCKDVQQVISNAQAADLDMVAEA; this is translated from the coding sequence ATGAAGTATCGAAAGCTTGGAAGTACGGGTCTTAACGTATCGGTTATCGGAGTGGGCACTTGGCAGTTCGGAGGTGAATGGGGGAAGGATTTCGCTCAGAAAGAAGTCGATGAAATGCTGGACAAGGCCGGCGAGCTCGGCATCAATCTGATTGATACGGCTGAATGCTACGGAGATCATCTCTCTGAAAAGTTTATCGGCAGCTACCTGAGCCGCCGCAAACGCGAGGACTGGATCGTCGCGACCAAGTTCGGCCATCATTTCAGCGGCCATCTCAAACGGGAACAGCTGTGGAGCGCGGACGATGTGCTGAAGCAGCTGGACGACTCGCTGCGCGCACTCCAGACGGAGTATATCGACCTGTACCAGTTCCATTCCGGCACCGACACCGAATATGACAACGACAAGCTGTGGAATATGTTGGACGCTCAGAAGCGGGCGGGGAAAATCCGGCACCTGGGTGTTTCCATCAGCACCGCGAATGACGGCGTTCATCAGACGTCCTCCGCTCCGGAGATCGGCGCCGAGGCGATTCAGGTAGTCTACAACCGGCTGGAGCGTCAGCCGGAAGAGAAGCTGTTCCCGCTGTGCAAGGAGCATAACCTTGGGGTGCTGGCCCGGGTTCCGCTGGCGAGCGGATACCTCAGCGGCAAATACAAGGCCGATGCGGTGTTCCAGACCGGTGATGTGCGGGCGAACCATGATGCGAAGAAGCGGGAGGAGCAGCTGCGCATCGTTGCCGAAATCGCCGCAAGCGAAGTGCCGGCCGGCCTCAACATGGCGCAGTGGGCGCTGGGCTGGTGCCTGCAGCATCCCGCGGTGACGAGCGTGATCCCAGGCTGCAAAGATGTGCAGCAGGTCATCTCAAACGCTCAGGCCGCTGATCTGGATATGGTGGCGGAAGCGTAG
- a CDS encoding bifunctional 2-keto-4-hydroxyglutarate aldolase/2-keto-3-deoxy-6-phosphogluconate aldolase, with protein MKKLRIINQIHEGGVVAVLRGNSPEEVVEMAKQSIAGGIKIIEVTLTVPFALRAIEKLAAEYSSSAPADSDKYAVIGAGTVLDPETARAAILSGSEFVVGPSLNPDTVKLCNRYRVPIMPGVMTAKEIQEALDLGVDVVKLFPGNLYSPSMIKAFKGPLPQANVMPTGGVNLENLKDWIKAGAFAVGIGSDLTTDALREKDYSLVAKKSAQYIEAFKAAIK; from the coding sequence ATGAAAAAGCTGCGCATCATTAATCAAATACATGAGGGAGGCGTTGTCGCGGTGCTCCGCGGGAACTCCCCCGAAGAAGTCGTGGAAATGGCGAAGCAATCGATCGCTGGAGGCATCAAGATTATCGAGGTTACGCTGACCGTGCCGTTTGCCTTGAGAGCCATTGAGAAGCTGGCCGCCGAATACTCTTCGAGCGCGCCTGCCGACTCCGATAAATATGCCGTTATCGGCGCGGGAACCGTGCTCGACCCTGAGACTGCGCGCGCCGCTATCCTAAGCGGATCGGAATTTGTGGTTGGACCTTCTCTGAATCCGGATACGGTTAAGCTGTGCAATCGGTACCGTGTGCCTATCATGCCGGGGGTTATGACGGCGAAGGAAATTCAGGAAGCACTCGACCTGGGTGTTGATGTTGTGAAGCTGTTCCCTGGAAATCTGTATTCCCCGTCCATGATCAAGGCCTTTAAAGGCCCTCTGCCGCAGGCGAATGTGATGCCGACAGGCGGCGTCAATCTGGAAAACCTTAAAGATTGGATCAAAGCCGGAGCATTTGCTGTTGGCATCGGCTCCGACCTGACCACAGATGCCCTGCGTGAGAAGGATTACAGTCTCGTTGCCAAGAAATCGGCTCAGTACATCGAGGCGTTCAAAGCAGCGATTAAATAA
- a CDS encoding phosphoglycerate dehydrogenase, whose amino-acid sequence MPKVVALPRSFSRSEEAKEMLLQAGFEVIWNTEGRPLKEAELIEVIKGADALITGIDEVTAKVLEAGAPTLKVVAKYGVGYDNIDVEAASRLGIPVTITPGAPTRSVAELALTLMLSVARHIPQMNAGVRDGGWGRTTGSELGDKVLGVVGLGAIGAEVVKRAVAFDMKVIAYDAFVRQDMIDKYGVQYVTLPELYAQSDFITLHAPAIPETVGMINKESLAQMKKSAILINTARGDLVVEQDLYEALSSGQIAGAGLDTFVQEPPATLDIVGLPNVVTSPHVGSNTVEAGYRMAKMAAEEAIRAVNGEAPKFPVKAPVSK is encoded by the coding sequence ATGCCAAAAGTAGTTGCACTGCCGCGTTCTTTCTCCCGTTCGGAGGAAGCGAAGGAAATGCTGCTTCAGGCGGGATTCGAGGTCATCTGGAATACGGAAGGCCGTCCGCTGAAAGAAGCGGAGCTCATCGAAGTAATCAAGGGCGCGGATGCGCTGATTACCGGGATCGACGAGGTGACTGCGAAGGTGCTGGAAGCGGGCGCTCCGACCTTGAAGGTTGTTGCAAAATACGGCGTCGGCTACGATAATATTGACGTGGAAGCCGCGAGCCGTCTGGGCATTCCGGTCACGATTACACCGGGCGCTCCTACCCGTTCGGTAGCGGAGCTGGCGCTCACCCTGATGCTGAGCGTCGCCCGCCATATTCCGCAAATGAATGCGGGAGTAAGGGACGGAGGCTGGGGCCGCACTACCGGCTCGGAGCTCGGAGACAAAGTGCTGGGCGTTGTCGGTCTCGGCGCTATCGGAGCCGAAGTCGTAAAGCGTGCCGTTGCATTTGATATGAAGGTCATTGCGTATGACGCGTTTGTCCGTCAAGACATGATCGACAAGTATGGTGTGCAGTACGTTACCCTTCCGGAACTGTACGCGCAGTCCGATTTCATTACTCTGCATGCTCCGGCGATTCCTGAAACGGTCGGTATGATCAACAAGGAATCTCTGGCGCAAATGAAGAAGTCCGCAATACTGATCAATACGGCACGGGGCGACCTGGTCGTTGAGCAGGATTTGTACGAGGCTTTGTCCTCGGGGCAAATCGCGGGCGCGGGTCTGGATACCTTTGTTCAGGAGCCGCCGGCAACGCTGGATATCGTCGGACTGCCTAACGTGGTGACTTCCCCGCATGTCGGCTCCAACACGGTAGAGGCCGGTTACCGCATGGCGAAGATGGCTGCGGAAGAAGCCATCCGTGCGGTTAACGGAGAAGCGCCTAAATTCCCGGTCAAGGCCCCGGTTAGCAAGTAA
- a CDS encoding LacI family DNA-binding transcriptional regulator, with the protein MDSINQPSRPPQKATIADVAKAAGVSKTTISRYLSGDYKSISEATLQRIKQSVKELRYRPSRLARGLRQDRSYSIGMIFADISNPFSTSVLKGAEDVCTKQGYSMIVCNTDNDPEKEKNYIAMLHAQRVDGLIIHPTGQNLENLQELSEDQIPIVLIDRSIPGLEVDTVGTDNDKAMTEATGYFLEQGFERIGFFSQPIQHVSSRIERAQTFVQILAAAGHPSVDDIYEYEPRIQGQFDEQLDRFIAETQGQYRMIFAVNVVTQLKLINALQKRGLRIPEDVGFAGVDDSEWAPVVGSGLTTIAQPTYEIGNKAMELILERIAGDNGQPGHYALSANLITRGSTPSRNAKIL; encoded by the coding sequence ATGGATTCCATAAATCAACCTTCCAGGCCCCCGCAAAAAGCGACCATCGCCGATGTGGCCAAAGCGGCGGGGGTTTCCAAAACGACGATATCCCGCTATTTAAGCGGAGACTATAAATCCATCTCCGAAGCTACCCTGCAAAGAATTAAGCAGAGTGTGAAGGAGCTTCGCTACCGGCCAAGCCGACTGGCAAGAGGCCTGCGGCAGGACCGCAGCTACTCCATCGGCATGATTTTTGCCGACATTTCCAATCCCTTCTCCACCTCCGTTCTTAAGGGGGCCGAGGACGTGTGCACGAAACAGGGGTACAGCATGATTGTGTGCAATACGGATAACGATCCCGAGAAGGAAAAAAATTATATCGCGATGCTCCATGCCCAGCGCGTTGACGGGCTGATCATCCACCCGACCGGACAGAACCTGGAGAATCTGCAGGAACTCTCGGAGGACCAAATTCCGATCGTATTGATCGACCGCAGCATCCCGGGACTTGAAGTCGATACGGTCGGAACCGATAATGACAAGGCCATGACCGAAGCGACGGGGTATTTTCTTGAGCAGGGATTTGAGCGGATCGGATTCTTCTCGCAGCCTATTCAGCATGTCAGCTCCCGGATTGAGCGGGCCCAGACCTTTGTCCAGATTCTGGCTGCGGCCGGACATCCGAGCGTCGACGATATTTACGAATATGAGCCCCGGATCCAGGGGCAGTTCGACGAACAACTGGACCGGTTTATTGCCGAGACGCAGGGTCAATACCGCATGATTTTTGCGGTCAACGTAGTGACCCAACTGAAATTGATCAACGCTCTGCAGAAGCGGGGGCTCCGTATCCCCGAGGATGTCGGCTTTGCCGGTGTTGACGATTCCGAGTGGGCTCCCGTTGTGGGCTCCGGACTTACAACCATTGCGCAGCCAACTTATGAGATCGGCAATAAGGCGATGGAGCTCATTCTGGAGCGTATTGCCGGCGATAATGGGCAGCCGGGGCATTATGCCCTGTCTGCGAATTTGATCACAAGAGGCTCAACTCCTTCACGAAATGCTAAGATCCTGTGA
- a CDS encoding transglutaminase domain-containing protein, whose amino-acid sequence MNYEIVHTNTFTYETQVDQSLNTIRLKPLTDEVQRLLMYRAEITPASLTKEYTDLWGNQVETFFIPEKHNLLEVKTTSVVSIQRGSFIHEIRYSKRMQDIFHSQQFRQHYLSYLNETDYTLLHPEQLSEVKRGLGEMDNPVQYALRVMNYVYETFTYCGEATSVDTLARQAFELKKGVCQDLAHIMIGILRAGRIPARYVSGYLYVGQDSALKGDAATHAWVEVMVPGIGWVGLDPTNNVEALDNHIRVGTGRDYADVSPLQGVYRGGSSTLEVGVSVTLLE is encoded by the coding sequence ATGAATTATGAAATTGTGCATACGAATACGTTCACATATGAAACGCAAGTCGATCAAAGCCTGAATACGATCCGGCTTAAACCCTTGACGGATGAAGTACAACGGCTGCTGATGTACCGGGCGGAGATCACACCGGCTTCCCTGACGAAGGAATATACCGATTTATGGGGCAACCAGGTGGAGACCTTTTTTATACCCGAGAAGCATAATCTGCTGGAAGTGAAGACCACGTCGGTCGTGAGCATTCAGCGGGGCTCCTTTATTCATGAAATCCGGTATTCGAAGCGGATGCAGGATATTTTTCATTCTCAGCAATTCCGGCAGCATTATCTGTCCTATCTGAACGAGACCGACTATACCTTGCTGCACCCGGAACAGTTGTCGGAAGTGAAGCGCGGGCTGGGCGAGATGGATAATCCCGTGCAGTACGCTTTACGAGTCATGAATTATGTATACGAAACGTTCACCTATTGCGGAGAGGCGACAAGCGTGGATACGCTGGCCCGGCAGGCTTTTGAGCTGAAAAAAGGGGTGTGTCAGGATCTGGCCCATATCATGATCGGCATCCTGCGCGCGGGCCGCATCCCGGCCCGGTATGTAAGCGGGTATTTGTACGTCGGCCAAGATTCCGCCCTTAAGGGCGATGCGGCCACTCATGCCTGGGTCGAGGTCATGGTGCCTGGCATCGGCTGGGTCGGCCTTGACCCGACCAATAATGTGGAGGCGCTGGACAATCACATCCGTGTTGGAACAGGGCGCGATTATGCGGATGTCAGCCCGCTGCAGGGCGTGTACCGCGGGGGCAGCAGCACGCTTGAAGTCGGCGTGTCCGTGACGCTGCTGGAGTAA
- a CDS encoding GNAT family N-acetyltransferase: MIESGKIRLRKTEEGDLAFVIEAERDRHNSLYVGQWNEQEHRNALRDPDILHIIIEDAAGEQAGYVIVTGLTDPNLSICIKRIVVVKKGSGYGKETLRLLKEWLFRSTSAHRLWLDVKTHNAKARHIYEGAGFTPEGTLRECVKADDRFDSLHILSILRTEYEAGR, translated from the coding sequence TTGATCGAATCAGGAAAAATACGTCTGCGGAAGACGGAAGAGGGCGACTTGGCATTCGTGATTGAGGCCGAGCGGGATCGGCACAACAGCCTTTATGTAGGCCAATGGAATGAGCAAGAACATCGGAATGCACTGCGGGACCCCGATATTTTGCACATCATCATCGAAGATGCGGCGGGGGAGCAAGCGGGATATGTGATCGTAACGGGTCTTACCGATCCCAATCTGTCGATATGCATCAAGCGTATAGTCGTGGTGAAAAAAGGAAGCGGCTACGGCAAAGAAACGCTCCGGCTGCTTAAGGAATGGCTGTTCCGCAGCACATCCGCACACCGCCTATGGCTGGACGTCAAGACGCATAACGCCAAAGCGCGCCATATTTACGAGGGGGCCGGCTTCACTCCGGAAGGCACCTTGCGGGAATGCGTAAAGGCCGACGACAGGTTCGATTCGCTTCACATCCTGTCGATTCTGCGGACGGAATACGAGGCGGGACGTTAA
- a CDS encoding sugar kinase: MKACDVVTFGEAMAMFIADRPGELHQIEQFTKALAGAETNVSTGLARLGFGMRWISKVGNDAFGKFIIDALRKENVDVDAVFTDERYPTGFQMKSKVLDGDPQVQYFRKGSAASTICPADVDMQYFTTAKHLHLTGIPAAISESARELSFEAIKAMRAAGRSISFDVNLRPKLWSSEAEMIENVNALAVQADWVLPGVGEGKLLTGYSDHRDIAAYYLDRGVKLVAVKLGPEGAYYRTPTEEGVVEGFKVKAVDTVGAGDGFAVGVISGLLDGLAVKEAVRRGNAIGALAVTAEGDAEGLPTREQLEAFMNASVITQ; the protein is encoded by the coding sequence ATGAAAGCATGCGATGTTGTAACATTCGGAGAAGCCATGGCTATGTTCATCGCCGATCGTCCGGGCGAGCTGCATCAAATCGAACAATTCACAAAGGCTCTTGCCGGAGCGGAAACAAATGTCTCCACGGGTCTGGCACGCCTCGGCTTTGGCATGCGGTGGATCAGTAAGGTCGGAAATGACGCATTTGGAAAATTCATTATTGATGCTCTTCGCAAAGAGAACGTTGATGTGGATGCCGTATTTACGGATGAGCGTTATCCGACAGGATTTCAAATGAAATCCAAGGTCTTGGACGGAGATCCGCAGGTTCAATATTTCCGTAAAGGCTCCGCCGCCAGCACAATCTGCCCGGCAGATGTCGATATGCAATACTTTACCACTGCAAAGCATCTCCATTTGACAGGAATTCCTGCGGCAATCTCGGAATCCGCCCGCGAGCTGTCCTTTGAAGCGATTAAAGCAATGAGAGCGGCCGGACGGAGCATTTCTTTTGATGTGAATCTGCGGCCGAAGCTGTGGAGCAGCGAAGCGGAAATGATCGAGAACGTCAATGCCCTGGCTGTTCAGGCGGATTGGGTGCTTCCGGGCGTAGGAGAAGGCAAGCTGCTCACCGGTTATTCCGATCACAGGGATATTGCGGCTTACTATCTTGACCGCGGAGTGAAGCTTGTTGCTGTGAAGCTCGGACCAGAAGGCGCATACTACCGCACACCGACTGAAGAAGGCGTTGTTGAAGGCTTCAAAGTAAAGGCGGTCGATACGGTTGGAGCCGGTGACGGTTTTGCGGTCGGCGTAATCAGCGGTCTGCTTGACGGTCTGGCGGTTAAAGAAGCGGTACGCCGCGGTAATGCGATCGGAGCCCTTGCCGTAACGGCAGAAGGTGACGCGGAAGGATTGCCTACCCGTGAGCAGCTGGAAGCCTTTATGAATGCATCCGTTATAACTCAATAA
- a CDS encoding MFS transporter, translated as MDNKKLAPSRWLKLIPVIFFTYSLAYLDRANYSFGSASGMADDLHITPSASSLLGALFFLGYFFFQIPGATYAAKRSAKKLVFFCLILWGSCAAATGLVNDIRVLYVIRFTLGVVESAVMPAMLVFLSNWFTKSERSRANTFLILGNPVTVLWMSIVSGYLVHGLGWRHMFVVEGLPSIIWAFFWWRLVKDKPSEAKWLSDNEKKDLEQALLEEQKGIKEVKNYREAFKNPKVIMLSIQYFFWSIGVYGFVMWLPSILKESSGMGIVNAGWLSAGPYLAAIIGMLGVSYYADRTMNRKGAVWICLLIGAVAFYGSYLIGASNFWLSYTLLVIAGGAMYAPYGPFFAIIPEILPKNVSGGAMALINSLGALGSFAGSYIVGYLNGSTGSPDASFIFMALALVVSVVMTIVVKTPKGTLPDEKMAA; from the coding sequence ATGGATAACAAAAAGCTGGCGCCCAGCCGGTGGCTGAAACTGATTCCTGTTATATTTTTTACTTATAGCTTGGCCTACCTGGACCGCGCAAACTACAGTTTCGGTTCGGCATCCGGTATGGCGGATGATCTGCATATTACTCCGTCCGCTTCCTCGCTGCTGGGCGCGCTGTTCTTCCTGGGATACTTCTTCTTTCAGATTCCCGGCGCGACTTACGCCGCCAAGAGAAGTGCGAAGAAACTCGTATTTTTCTGTCTGATCTTGTGGGGATCATGCGCTGCTGCGACCGGTCTTGTAAACGATATCCGAGTTCTCTATGTCATCCGGTTCACACTTGGAGTTGTAGAAAGCGCTGTAATGCCGGCGATGCTGGTCTTCCTCAGCAACTGGTTCACCAAAAGCGAACGTTCCCGTGCGAATACGTTCCTGATTCTCGGAAATCCCGTTACGGTTCTGTGGATGTCTATTGTCTCCGGATATCTGGTACATGGCCTCGGATGGCGGCATATGTTTGTCGTAGAAGGTCTGCCTTCCATAATTTGGGCATTCTTCTGGTGGAGGCTGGTTAAGGACAAACCTAGCGAAGCCAAGTGGTTGTCCGACAACGAAAAGAAAGATCTTGAACAAGCGCTTCTTGAAGAACAAAAGGGTATAAAAGAAGTCAAGAACTACCGTGAAGCGTTCAAGAACCCGAAGGTTATTATGCTGTCCATCCAATATTTCTTCTGGAGTATCGGTGTTTACGGTTTTGTGATGTGGCTTCCGTCCATTCTTAAAGAGTCTTCGGGCATGGGAATTGTCAATGCAGGCTGGTTGTCCGCAGGCCCGTACCTGGCAGCCATCATCGGTATGCTTGGCGTATCCTACTACGCTGACCGTACCATGAACCGCAAAGGCGCCGTTTGGATTTGTCTGCTCATCGGCGCGGTCGCCTTCTATGGTTCTTATTTGATCGGAGCCTCGAACTTCTGGCTGTCCTACACGCTGCTGGTTATCGCTGGCGGAGCGATGTACGCGCCATATGGACCTTTCTTCGCCATCATTCCGGAAATTCTCCCCAAGAACGTTTCGGGCGGCGCGATGGCGCTGATCAACAGCCTTGGAGCGCTTGGTTCCTTCGCAGGCTCTTACATTGTAGGTTACCTGAACGGCTCTACCGGTTCACCTGACGCCTCCTTTATCTTCATGGCGCTGGCGCTCGTTGTATCCGTCGTAATGACCATTGTGGTAAAAACTCCGAAGGGAACCCTCCCTGACGAGAAAATGGCAGCGTAA
- a CDS encoding TVP38/TMEM64 family protein, translating into MYALNAISWLTEENLRDMLERYRSLGPFPGIALTFMKSFVPPLPTLLIVGLNAAVYGLWLGFLYSWAGLVAGCLATFLIIRKIASQRFLRKWAQRPKVARAMEWVRRSGFSFVFLLSLFPVGPFVIINMAAGLAGMRLRSYLLALAAGKAVMVFAVSNIGNDAGRFIRNPVEMIYVVLFVLLSLWGVKSIEGYFSRLTRSGGSS; encoded by the coding sequence ATGTATGCACTCAATGCCATCTCCTGGCTGACCGAGGAGAATCTGCGGGACATGCTGGAGCGTTACCGGTCGCTCGGTCCTTTCCCTGGGATTGCGCTGACCTTTATGAAATCATTTGTTCCGCCGCTGCCAACTCTGCTTATCGTCGGCCTGAATGCGGCGGTGTACGGGTTATGGCTCGGTTTTTTGTACTCCTGGGCTGGTCTTGTAGCTGGCTGTCTGGCAACTTTCCTGATCATCCGCAAAATCGCCTCTCAGCGCTTCTTGCGCAAATGGGCGCAGCGGCCGAAGGTGGCCAGAGCCATGGAGTGGGTACGGCGCAGCGGTTTCAGCTTTGTGTTCCTGCTGAGCTTGTTCCCGGTTGGGCCGTTCGTTATCATTAATATGGCCGCCGGGCTTGCCGGTATGCGGCTGCGCTCCTATCTGCTGGCTCTGGCCGCAGGCAAGGCGGTTATGGTGTTCGCCGTATCGAATATCGGCAATGATGCCGGACGGTTCATCCGAAATCCCGTTGAAATGATCTATGTGGTGCTGTTCGTTCTGCTGTCGCTGTGGGGTGTCAAGTCGATTGAGGGTTATTTTTCAAGACTCACACGCAGCGGTGGAAGCTCATAG